The proteins below are encoded in one region of Ammospiza nelsoni isolate bAmmNel1 chromosome 23, bAmmNel1.pri, whole genome shotgun sequence:
- the CSF1 gene encoding macrophage colony-stimulating factor 1 isoform X1, translating to MPRLGAKVCLLRCSLLLSLLLLLLRIHETEQNSYCEQIITERHLAELEELADTQMQHPGRVSFKFIDKMQLNDSTCYVKAAFPLMGKILERTEFKENSSNAKKMETVRRMYKSIDDNMDPCIREEDDEERMLSQMCFKEFTTSPYEMLVLVKDFFQDIKRLLEEQETFAKDCSRVYRRVCLGPKKAGSSPGVGTDPDCNCLSPALPSATQPSLSAAAGRDTAPASTRVPSSLFHATLADLEAPSQPPSSTDGGSGTEEVPAAVLGDTALAPGMKQTAPGSSAEALQDPAGTLSLAPGDIPVLRGDGELVEWGTGHLPQDPGQQWGGSILPEQRGGLRTSPPTASPGAARIRPAAVTQLRFSRMAPELRAPGRDRARAWGWGLSRLRGPEDGGGAGPSFDSAFVLGAEQRRKEPPASEGRQEPLIYITVASVVAVLLATGGLLFYKYKSRVLQRPLEDGGCDPEEPERRALQGARECSELETQDL from the exons GTGTGCCTGCTccgctgctccctgctgctgtccctcctcctcctcctgctccgcATCCATGAGACGGAGCAGAACAGCTACTGCGAGCAGATCATCACCGAGAGGCACCTGGccgagctggaggagctg GCTGACACCCAGATGCAGCACCCGGGCAGGGTCTCCTTCAAGTTCATTGACAAGATGCAGTTG AACGACTCCACCTGCTATGtgaaagctgcttttcccttgaTGGGCAAGATCCTGGAGAGAACAGAGTTCAAGGAGAACTCATCCAACGCCAAGAAGATGGAGACGGTGCGCAGGATGTACAAAAGCATTGATGACAACATGGACCCCTGCATcagggaggaggatgatgaggagaGAATG CTCTCACAGATGTGCTTCAAGGAGTTCACCACGTCCCCCTACGAGATGCTGGTGCTGGTGAAGGATTTTTTCCAGGACATCAAGCGCCTGCTGGAGGAACAGGAGACTTTTGCGAAGGATTGCAGCCGAGTCTATCGCAGAGTGTGCCTGGGACCCAAGAAGGCTGGATCCTCACCAG GTGTGGGGACAGATCCTGACTGCAAttgcctgtcccctgccctcccttctGCCACCCagccctccctctctgctgccgCTGGCAGGGACACGGCACCCGCTAGCACCcgggtcccttccagcctcttCCATGCCACCCTCGCTGACTTAGAGGCCCCATCTCAGCCCCCCAGTAGCACGGACGGGGGCTCAGGGACCGAGGAGGTCCCGGCTGCCGTGCTAGGTGACACAGCGCTGGCCCCCGGGATGAAGcagacagctccaggcagcagtgcCGAAGCCCTCCAGGATCCGGCCGGGACGCTGAGCCTGGCGCCCGGTGACATCCCCGTCCTCCGCGGGGATGGAGAGCTGGTGGAGTGGGGCACCGGGCACCTGCCGCAGGATCCAGGCCAGCAGTGGGGAGGCTCCATCCTCCCGGAGCAGCGCGGCGGGCTCAGGACCAGCCCTCCGACAGCATCGCCCGGCGCAGCCCGGATCCGCCCCGCGGCTGTCACACAGCTCCGCTTCTCCAGGATGGCCCCGGAGCTGCgagccccgggcagggacagggccagggcgtggggctgggggctcagccGGCTGCGGGGCCCCGAGGatggcggcggggccgggcccagCTTTGACTCTGCCTTTGTTCTGGGCGCAGAGCAGCGCAGGAAGGAGCCGCCCGCCAGCGAGGGCCGCCAGGAGCCCCTCATCTACATTACGGTGGCCAGTGTGGTGGCCGTCCTGCTGGCCACGGGAGGGCTACTCTTCTACAAGTATAAATCCAGG GTCCTGCAGCGGCCGCTGGAGGATGGAGGCTGCGACCCCGAGGAGCCAGAGAGGAG GGCgctgcagggagcaagggaaTGTTCAGAGCTGGAGACTCAGGATCTCTGA
- the CSF1 gene encoding macrophage colony-stimulating factor 1 isoform X2 has product MPRLGAKVCLLRCSLLLSLLLLLLRIHETEQNSYCEQIITERHLAELEELADTQMQHPGRVSFKFIDKMQLNDSTCYVKAAFPLMGKILERTEFKENSSNAKKMETVRRMYKSIDDNMDPCIREEDDEERMLSQMCFKEFTTSPYEMLVLVKDFFQDIKRLLEEQETFAKDCSRVYRRVCLGPKKAGSSPEQRRKEPPASEGRQEPLIYITVASVVAVLLATGGLLFYKYKSRVLQRPLEDGGCDPEEPERRALQGARECSELETQDL; this is encoded by the exons GTGTGCCTGCTccgctgctccctgctgctgtccctcctcctcctcctgctccgcATCCATGAGACGGAGCAGAACAGCTACTGCGAGCAGATCATCACCGAGAGGCACCTGGccgagctggaggagctg GCTGACACCCAGATGCAGCACCCGGGCAGGGTCTCCTTCAAGTTCATTGACAAGATGCAGTTG AACGACTCCACCTGCTATGtgaaagctgcttttcccttgaTGGGCAAGATCCTGGAGAGAACAGAGTTCAAGGAGAACTCATCCAACGCCAAGAAGATGGAGACGGTGCGCAGGATGTACAAAAGCATTGATGACAACATGGACCCCTGCATcagggaggaggatgatgaggagaGAATG CTCTCACAGATGTGCTTCAAGGAGTTCACCACGTCCCCCTACGAGATGCTGGTGCTGGTGAAGGATTTTTTCCAGGACATCAAGCGCCTGCTGGAGGAACAGGAGACTTTTGCGAAGGATTGCAGCCGAGTCTATCGCAGAGTGTGCCTGGGACCCAAGAAGGCTGGATCCTCACCAG AGCAGCGCAGGAAGGAGCCGCCCGCCAGCGAGGGCCGCCAGGAGCCCCTCATCTACATTACGGTGGCCAGTGTGGTGGCCGTCCTGCTGGCCACGGGAGGGCTACTCTTCTACAAGTATAAATCCAGG GTCCTGCAGCGGCCGCTGGAGGATGGAGGCTGCGACCCCGAGGAGCCAGAGAGGAG GGCgctgcagggagcaagggaaTGTTCAGAGCTGGAGACTCAGGATCTCTGA